One Tribolium castaneum strain GA2 chromosome 6, icTriCast1.1, whole genome shotgun sequence genomic window, tcaaaaatttcgcGTGAAAACATTTTGGAAACGTTCCAAAAAGATTAATAACTTGAAACCTACTCGCAGAAAGTTTTCACTAATTACATGATATGCTACGCAGAATTTCATGTGTAGAAAAgcattgtttgaaaatttttgcaatctAAAACACTGGGAATTTATCGACAACAAACAATATGTACTTAAGGTTtaactgtttattttatttcatcatATCAAAAGCAAAACTACAAATACTAACCAAATGTGCGTTTAATTATATATAAGACTGCAAAAACCTAGAGttcccaataaaggaactctacAAAAACCCAAAGTCAATAATTTGAGTCATAGTTTCGTCTGCAGATACGAtaacttttcaatttttcaaaagaaaagaaaacgcAAAAACTATCGTACCTGGACAACGTTTTACATATTTGGTTTTCTCAGACGATTTTACTGCCATCTCCGAtccaatattatttaaaaaattacagctaGGGGTACTAAACTTCCTAAAAAGATTTAACTCGCAAACTATTGGTCCTGGGTAATAATGTTTggcatattaaaatttttctaacgATTCGTCGATTTCTGGGCATTTTGGGTGATTCCAAGTCTACAAAAAGATTTatcatttcgaaaattttgcccggataagtttgtaaaatgattgtaacttgaaaattcCTTGTCACAGAGTATTTATCTTCGCAATTTCATGCTAGAAAATCgctattttatagtttagCGAATTCGAATGACCTTCCGTTATTCAACGAATTCGCAACAGATTGTCTGTCTTGTTacattaaaatgaaatgtgaAGAGTTTGTAAATTGctgattattattgtttatactGCTTGAAAATATGTAAGAATTTAGCATCAGTTACATAATAAATTAGGGACACAAAGAAAATCTTAGAAATGtttcttttaacaaaactttaatGCATCTTTAGAACCTTTAGTAAAGACGAATCTCTGAGCTGATCTGTAACTGAAACATTCAAACTTGGAATAAGTAAGTAAAAAACTACcgcaaatttattacacataaatttataaaattatttacatttcatttattattatgtcgCTAATTATTTATgtcgttaattatttttttgtatcggTTGTACCATAAAACATAAGTAACTTCATCTTTCTGTTCTGTTTGTCCCTTCCATGGTGCTAagacttaataaaatttttaccattCTCTTGGCATTTTTGGGTAAAAGAAGCCCTAAACTTGGTGTTTACGAATATTAGCATGTGTTCATGTTTGATTAACAAGCGTTTTTTTACCACCATTGCTATGCTTGTAATATGCTTTACAGAGTCCTaagaactcaaaaaaaaattctgccCAAGCACGAATATCTGTCCTTGTTAATGGTATGCGGTggcgattttaaatttttattgatgcCAGAGGAGGAGATACACTGTACTAGTAatcatttttggttttaattgaTACATCCATCATTCatgcatttttttcagaatatttttgtattgtttaaaattgctttaaaagaaaaaaaaattgttgaaatctTATTCTCGAGTAAAAATGATCATTCTTAAACTTCTAGTACCATCTTTCtaagtagttattttatttttgatatttaattCAACAtccaaaaaatgaaatattgcaAAACTTTTGAATCTACGAAATTTTCTACCCATCTTTGTGATTCATTTTAAcggtttttataaatattatcaGTAGAAAAGGAACTTAGTACCAGTCCAACTATTTGCACCCTacagttgtaaaattttaaatacgaacacgaaaaacacaaattgatagCGAATAGGACATAAAGAAGACTTtacattttattgttaaatattatgttaatttaaaatgcactAATTCCTACAATTATTCTCGAAACCGAGGAATAATGCAGTGTGCATTGATTTacgattaatttactttttgtttatacATGATGGATGGGACACTaccagaaactaaaaaacactTCAGAAATTATTTACCAATTATAGTACGTCAGCTGTCAAcagtattttatattattgcCTACAAGGCAATGTATGTAAATGTTGGAATtcactttaaataattatcgTCTCATGTTTTAAAtccacaacaacaaaaaaacttttttgttgtaaaatacATCAAATACAAACTGAATCgtatattttgaaagaaactttgcattattaaatttattttgaaaattacggtgtcaggttgcattattCCTGGAATCgctgaattaaaattaaattaaataaaaaattatttaatagtcAACCTAAATTctgtgcaattatttatttctgagatacgtatagtaaaaatatagtACTTCATTAGTAGTCTCACTTTGTATGGTCGTCATAAGGATAAGCATCTCCTTTTGACATTTGGATTCAAGTGTTCACTTTTAGGTTGAAGTGATACTTTTAACTATTAAATACTAATATTTGTAAGTATGTTtataagtattaaaaaaactgataattacaaatttttatgaatatcaCCCAATAcccaataaaatataaaaccagTGATAAAAAATTCCTGAAGGCAATGGAACATCTGCAAGCTTTTATCACCGATTGCGACCGTCGCACCGAGGCCGCCAAGCAACGCCTCGCCGAAACCCAAGAAGAACTATCGGCTGAAGTGGCCGTTAAAGCGAACAGCGTGCACGAATTGGCGGAACAAATCGGTCAAAAGCTCGCCAAAGCCGAGCAACTCGGCGAAGAGGGTTTTGTCGACGAAAGCATGAAACTCATGGAGGAAGTGGACGAATTGAGAAAGCGTAAATTGGAAGCCGAGCAAGAGTATCGCAATTCAATGCCGGCAAGCAGCTACCAACAACAGAAATTACGAGTTTGCGAAGTTTGTTCCGCTTATCTCGGCATACATGATAACGATCGACGTCTCGCTGATCATTTCGGCGGGAAATTACATCTTGGGTTTATTAAGATTCGGGAAAAGTTGGCCGAACTTGAGGTAAGGATATTGTGTTTTATGTACAGCTTGTACAGTCACCTAAATTGAAAATGACGCAACCAAACCCTGTCATATTCAAAAATCATCAGAGACATTTCGTTATTTATCCTTTGAAATGATTGACGATTTTTGGTTGGAGATGGTTGATTAAAAAACATGAcaaatgaaacaatttttcacgGCCTCTTcgataaatacataatatttatatataatataaatatatacatgcaatttttaaattccccgcaaaaaataaattagtttgcATATTTCATTCACCAAATTAGATTGAAGTTGATGTTCCACTGgatttaatgcatttttgaatcagatactcatttattttacaaggTTAGGTCAGAGaacgtctaaaattaataaaaatatattctaAATTGGTGGTATTTGAATCGCTctggtttatttttgtgcgagattacatcaaaaataa contains:
- the LOC662617 gene encoding putative RNA-binding protein Luc7-like 1 isoform X2 yields the protein MDLGECPRIHDLALRADFEKAQQTKDYFYDLDAMEHLQAFITDCDRRTEAAKQRLAETQEELSAEVAVKANSVHELAEQIGQKLAKAEQLGEEGFVDESMKLMEEVDELRKRKLEAEQEYRNSMPASSYQQQKLRVCEVCSAYLGIHDNDRRLADHFGGKLHLGFIKIREKLAELEKNAEKRKEEKRKSSRDRDRDDREDRYRERHREQYVGGRELDRRSKRHRSRSWDRKEREKNDRDRDNRSRSHRSRSRSRERRSHSRHSSSSDKRRDRDRD